A window from Camelus dromedarius isolate mCamDro1 chromosome 9, mCamDro1.pat, whole genome shotgun sequence encodes these proteins:
- the ITPKC gene encoding inositol-trisphosphate 3-kinase C, with protein sequence MRRCPCRGSLSEAEAGALPGAARMGLAAQRGGRRRQPGQQRPGPGAGGPVGGLERGGPRVGTEGSDIHTEPERAGLGPESGTDGQAEVEAAGLGAETERPSQKTGRSILHTLPERSTHCSELETAGARTDTGTDGFWADPHRFDLQSQPERANLWAQPGVDGPWTELEIHGSQTQPARAKPWANLWTHQNRSNAWTQPEGASLSTEPSADGSWKELYTDGSRTKQDTEDPWTELHSDGSQIPQDTETVWKQPGTDGFSTQDTDGFWTQPGTDGPQTEPGTDCLLGENNQDGPLEEQEHGELVTHLYSHLECSPLTPVPRLIITPETPEPEAQPVEPPSQIEVGSGGFSSASSFDESEDDVVAGGGGASDPEDRSGNKPWKKLKTVLKYSPFVVSFRKHYPWVQLSGHSGNFQAGEDGWILKRFCQCEQRSLEQLMRDPLRPFVPAYYGMVQRDGQAFNQMEDLLADFENPSIMDCKMGSRTYLEEELVKARERPRPRKDMYEKMVAVDPGAPTPEEHAQGAVTKPRYMQWRETMSSTSTLGFRIEGIKKADGTCNTNFKKTQELEQVTKVLEDFVDGNRAILRKYVARLEELREALENSPFFKTHEVVGSSLLFVHDHTGLAKVWMIDFGKTVALPDHQTLSHRLPWAEGNREDGYLWGLDNMIHLLQGLAQS encoded by the exons ATGAGGCGCTGCCCGTGCCGGGGAAGCCTGAGCGAGGCGGAGGCCGGGGCGCTGCCGGGGGCGGCCCGCATGGGACTGGCGGCGCAGCGAGGGGGGCGGCGGCGGCAACCCGGGCAGCAGCGACCTGGGCCCGGCGCAGGGGGTCCAGTGGGGGGGCTGGAGAGGGGCGGGCCCCGGGTCGGGACCGAGGGATCCGATATCCACACCGAACCCGAGAGGGCCGGCCTTGGGCCTGAGTCGGGGACCGACGGACAGGCTGAGGTTGAAGCAGCTGGCCTCGGAGCGGAGACGGAGCGGCCCAGCCAAAAGACAGGCAGGTCCATCCTCCATACACTTCCAGAAAGGAGCACCCACTGTTCAGAGCTGGAGACAGCCGGTGCCCGGACAGACACCGGGACAGATGGCTTTTGGGCTGATCCACACAGGTTCGACCTCCAGTCTCAGCCAGAAAGGGCTAACCTCTGGGCACAGCCAGGGGTTGATGGGCCCTGGACAGAGCTAGAAATACATGGGTCACAGACCCAGCCAGCGAGGGCCAAGCCCTGGGCTAACCTCTGGACCCACCAGAACAGGTCCAACGCCTGGACTCAACCAGAGGGAGCCTCTCTCTCAACAGAGCCAAGTGCTGATGGCTCTTGGAAAGAATTGTACACTGATGGCTCCAGGACAAAACAGGATACTGAAGACCCCTGGACTGAGCTGCACAGTGATGGCTCCCAGATACCGCAGGATACTGAAACAGTCTGGAAACAGCCTGGCACCGATGGTTTCTCAACACAAGATACCGATGGCTTCTGGACACAGCCTGGCACTGATGGTCCCCAGACAGAGCCTGGGACAGACTGCCTTTTGGGGGAGAACAACCAAGATGGCCCATTAGAGGAACAAGAACACGGGGAGTTGGTGACTCACCTGTACTCTCACCTGGAATGTAGCCCCCTGACCCCTGTGCCCCGCCTCATCATCACTCCTGAAACCCCTGAGCCTGAGGCTCAGCCGGTGGAACCCCCCTCCCAGATTGAGGTGGGCAGTGGTggcttctcctctgcctcctctttcgACGAGTCTGAGGATGACGTGGTGGCCGGGGGCGGAGGTGCCAGCGACCCTGAGGACAGGTCTGGG AACAAACCATGGAAGAAGCTGAAGACTGTTCTGAAATATTCGCCCTTTGTGGTCTCCTTCCGAAAACACTACCCTTGGGTCCAGCTGTCTGGACACTCTG GGAACTTCCAGGCAGGAGAGGATGGTTGGATTCTAAAGCGTTTCTGTCAGTGTGAGCAGCGGAGCCTGGAGCAGCTGATGCGGGACCCCCTGCGGCCTTTCGTGCCAGCCTACTATGGCATGGTGCAGCGGGATGGCCAGGCCTTCAACCAGATGGAAGATCTCCTGGCAGACTTTGAAAACCCCTCCATCATGGACTGCAAGATGGGCAGCAG GACCtacctggaggaggagctggtgaAGGCACGAGAACGGCCCCGGCCCCGCAAAGACATGTATGAGAAGATGGTGGCTGTGGACCCCGGGGCCCCCACCCCCGAGGAACATGCCCAGGGTGCAGTCACCAAGCCCCGCTACATGCAGTGGCGGGAGACCATGAGCTCCACCTCCACCCTGGGCTTCCGGATCGAGGGCATCAAG AAAGCCGACGGGACCTGCAACACTAACTTCAAGAAAACCCAGGAGCTGGAGCAGGTGACAAAGGTGCTGGAGGACTTTGTGGACGGAAACCGTGCCATCCTG AGAAAGTACGTGGCACGCCTAGAAGAACTTCGTGAAGCTCTGGAGAACTCCCCCTTCTTCAAGACCCACGAG